TGTGTTCTAAAGTATGATATCTTCCAAATTGCCATTTTCGGTTGtctttagtaaattatttttggaGGCCTTAGTTCAGCTTAGGATAATTTCCTGTCAGTTTTGGGTACCAAACACTTGGATGCAACAACTGAATACAATATCATGTTTGCTTGTTGCGCATTCTCTTCCAAGCATGTTGGCCAGGGTTTTGCAATTTAACATTTGACTTGGAAAGTAGAGGTCAAGTATGTATTTGACCTATTGAAAATTCTTTAAGAGTGAAATGCGTTATTTCAAGACAGTGTTAGGGTTTGTATAAAAAGacttgtttaaagtatgatatcTTGGAGTTGCTATTATCAATTTTCTTTAGTAAAGTTCCTAGTTTCAGTTTGGGAGAGTTTCCCGTGAGTTTTGGGTACCAAACACTTGAATGTACtaattaaatacattttcattttTGCCTGTTTAGCATTCTCTTGTACGCACGCTTTATGATAGTTCCTTTCATATGGTAAGTAATGAAGGATTAGGAAATTGCTGGTCTGGCACTGGAGGTCTTATCCTTTATGTTTGGATTTTGGACATGTTATGGTCTTTCATTAGAATGTCCTGTGCTCCTCTCTTCAGCCTACATCAATTTCCCCATGTGTTCTGTGTGTCAATGGAGTTTAGATACTTCTCAAGAATAGCTTTTTGTATTATCTCtctgtatttattttctttaacaaTTACCTTAACTCTATCTTGCCACACAAAGGCGTAGCACATCAGAATCCTGGAAGATAGCAAGACAGTGGAGCCCCCTACCCATTTAGCTTCTTTTATTGCCCTGCTTTTGTTTCCATCTATCATTGGAACTCTTTAAGTATTTCATGCTATTTCTCTCAAAGAATCTTCCTGAAACATATAGAAAAATATAACCTATTTTCCAATTCCAAATATGCCTATCGAAACAAGCTAAGAAGAGTTTCTTATTTGGTTAAAGAGTGAATCAGCTTGGTTAGGCATCTAGAGGGAAACTTGTTAGGTGACTGTGTAGCTTGAATTATTGCACTCATCTACAGTGCTGCAATATTTTGCATATATTGCAAAAATAATCATGAATTACTGCAATTACCTATACTTCTCCATTGGATCAAAATTGTTTTGCTTATTTGCAAAGTTTTGCAGGGGGTGATGCAAGTTTATATTTGTGAGCACAATACTTCTCCTCCAGGTAACTGTAAACTTCAACTTATCTTGGACTTTCAATATGTCTTGAGGGAAACATATTCTTTACTTATGTCTTGAATTGGTAATGCACTTTTTAACGTATCAGCGTTTAATAGTGATTAAattgctattataatttgattttaattttatatgttattgatttatggTTTATGCATAAATGTAAGAAAGTAAACATCCAATAGCTCTGTTTGTAGCctcttattttataatttgtacaTGCATGCAATTATCTGCTTGTTATCTTATGGATTCCCCAAGATAATAAGAAGAGTGCAAGAAAACTGCTTCGAGATTTGTTCTTATTCACAAGCTAGAGAATTTTACTCTTCCATGTATATCCAGAGAGCCAGCACATAAAGACAGACCAACAAAACATACTTATTAGGTCGCTCATGCTTAATAACAATAAGGGTGGTTCCAGTTCAAAGGATGTGAAAGCTGCTGCTGAGGGTCCTAGAAAGAGGTTTTgattttgtattatatttaactTAGCTTGTTACAATTCATTGTATAAATTTGAGTTAATTGTCTTATCACTCTCTTTAATCCTCATTTCAGGATAGGGATCTGAACATCCTTTTGTAGCTTCATTCATGGATCGCATCATGTTATATTTGCATTCCAGTAATATCTAGAGCAAAAGGCATCTTATTGCATGTGGTCAGACTTGATGTCTAGGCTAGATTGTTTTGACCCTGCCAATTTTTTCCCTCAGGGCTGCTGAAAAAGTCATGGATAGCAGCGCTTCAGCAAAGAAAGCCAATACAAAAAATAATTCTCAATCGGGTCAGTCAATAGATGTTCTGTCCTAGTACTACATATGTATTTGCATCCATGGTTCAATTTATTGGGTCAACATTGTCATGAAACAACAATGTCACTTAggtcat
This window of the Gossypium hirsutum isolate 1008001.06 chromosome A09, Gossypium_hirsutum_v2.1, whole genome shotgun sequence genome carries:
- the LOC121206461 gene encoding uncharacterized protein isoform X2 translates to MEMVAGQGAVSFNQIQRPMEDSSSHPFEHDQTAPGASKFLSDLPSRGHLSSPIISSNLGVMQVYICEHNTSPPESQHIKTDQQNILIRSLMLNNNKGGSSSKDVKAAAEGPRKRAAEKVMDSSASAKKANTKNNSQSALAHPLSTMRLIFLL